A stretch of the Vicinamibacterales bacterium genome encodes the following:
- a CDS encoding DUF1800 domain-containing protein yields MRFLARSAAVLIAAAALSAAPNSAVPAKPDDRAILHVLNRLGFGARPGDLERVREMGLDRYIEAQLHPERIPDAAMTTRLAGFETLSLSSRAIAEEYYVPAQKAKRQAQLANKNATAASANPAPSAEDTPGKERTPLEMEKARKQREVVLELSEQKVLRAAYSDRQLEEVMTDFWFNHFNVFAGKGPTQEYLTSYERDVIRPHALGKFRDLLESTAKSPAMLFYLDNWQSVDPQAADRMAAERAARAQRASRFGFMPPRNPQAGQAQQKQQPKRGLNENYGREIMELHTLGVDGGYTQQDVINVARAFTGWTIEQPRQGGGFRFDPRLHDDREKVVLGHKIKAGGGQSDGEQVLDILAHQPATAHFIATKLVRRFVSDTPPPALVDRAAKTFLSTDGDIREVVRTIVTSPEFFAPEAYRAKVKTPFEFIVSAVRATGAEVTNAQPLVQSVRQLGMPLYMCQPPTGYADRADAWVNTGALLNRMNFALQLVSGRMRAVQPGPGPVGAALTGELSEATSATIAKATDPTQIAALTLGSPEFQRR; encoded by the coding sequence ATGAGGTTTCTGGCACGTTCGGCAGCGGTTCTTATCGCCGCGGCCGCTCTGTCGGCCGCTCCCAACTCGGCCGTTCCCGCCAAGCCGGACGACCGCGCCATTCTGCATGTGCTCAATCGTCTCGGTTTCGGCGCGCGGCCAGGCGATCTCGAGCGGGTGCGCGAGATGGGTCTCGATCGTTACATCGAGGCGCAGCTGCATCCCGAACGAATTCCGGACGCGGCCATGACCACACGGCTCGCCGGATTCGAGACTCTCTCGTTGAGCAGCCGGGCGATCGCCGAGGAGTACTACGTCCCTGCCCAGAAAGCGAAACGCCAGGCGCAGCTCGCGAACAAGAACGCGACCGCCGCCAGCGCCAATCCGGCGCCGAGCGCCGAAGATACGCCTGGGAAGGAGCGGACGCCCCTGGAAATGGAAAAGGCGCGCAAGCAGCGCGAGGTCGTCCTCGAGCTCTCCGAGCAGAAGGTCCTGCGCGCCGCGTACAGCGATCGTCAGCTCGAGGAAGTGATGACCGATTTCTGGTTCAATCACTTCAACGTCTTCGCCGGCAAGGGACCGACGCAGGAGTACCTCACCTCGTACGAACGCGACGTCATCAGGCCACACGCGCTCGGCAAGTTCCGCGATCTGCTCGAGTCGACCGCGAAGAGCCCGGCGATGCTCTTCTATTTGGACAACTGGCAGAGCGTCGATCCGCAGGCTGCCGACCGCATGGCCGCCGAGCGGGCCGCGCGGGCGCAGCGCGCGTCGAGGTTCGGGTTCATGCCGCCGCGCAATCCGCAGGCGGGCCAGGCGCAGCAGAAGCAGCAGCCGAAGCGCGGGCTCAATGAGAACTACGGCCGCGAGATCATGGAGCTGCACACGCTCGGCGTCGACGGCGGCTATACGCAGCAGGACGTGATCAACGTCGCGCGAGCGTTCACCGGCTGGACGATCGAGCAGCCGCGGCAGGGCGGCGGCTTCCGGTTCGATCCCCGCCTGCACGACGATCGCGAAAAGGTCGTGCTCGGCCACAAGATCAAGGCCGGGGGCGGACAGTCCGATGGCGAGCAGGTGCTCGACATTCTCGCGCACCAACCGGCGACGGCGCACTTCATCGCCACCAAACTGGTGCGGCGATTCGTCTCCGACACGCCGCCGCCGGCGCTCGTCGATCGCGCCGCGAAGACCTTCCTCAGCACCGACGGCGACATCCGCGAGGTGGTCCGCACGATCGTGACCTCGCCGGAATTCTTTGCGCCCGAGGCCTATCGCGCCAAGGTCAAGACGCCGTTCGAATTCATCGTCTCGGCGGTGCGCGCCACCGGCGCCGAGGTGACCAACGCACAGCCGCTCGTGCAGAGCGTGCGGCAGCTCGGGATGCCGCTCTACATGTGCCAGCCGCCGACCGGCTACGCCGACCGCGCCGACGCCTGGGTGAACACCGGCGCGCTGCTCAATCGCATGAACTTCGCGTTGCAGCTCGTGAGCGGACGCATGCGAGCGGTGCAGCCGGGTCCCGGCCCGGTCGGCGCTGCCCTGACGGGCGAACTCTCCGAGGCGACGTCGGCGACGATCGCCAAGGCGACCGACCCGACCCAGATCGCGGCGCTCACGCTGGGCTCCCCCGAATTCCAGAGGAGATAG
- a CDS encoding DUF1501 domain-containing protein, with the protein MFSRRIFMKNGGLALLSLGFAPAFLARTVEAAANVRRKVLITIFQRGAVDGLNMVVPFGEKDYYGSRPSIAVARPNVADGAVDLDGFFGLHPRLAPLKPLWDSRQLAIVHAAGSPDGTRSHFDAQDYMESGTPGVKSTQDGWLNRILHAREHEAATPFRAVALAAQLPRSLQGTEPALALNQIGQFGIRAGQATDMVQASFESEYAAAADGVLNRTGGQAFDAVRMLKSADPSKYEPEHGAEYPRGAFGEALRQIAQLVKADVGLEIAFAEVGGWDTHVNQGASVGQLAQRLNDFSQGLAALARDLGDRMDDVVILTMSEFGRAVAENGNRGTDHGHGNAMFIIGGHNVRGGQVYGRWPGLAREQRYEGRDLAVTTDFRSVFSEVVRGHLGVTDTTTIFPGFTGTQSLGFVA; encoded by the coding sequence ATGTTCTCGCGACGCATCTTCATGAAGAACGGCGGCCTGGCGCTGCTCAGCCTCGGGTTCGCACCGGCCTTTCTGGCTCGCACCGTGGAGGCAGCCGCCAACGTCCGCCGCAAGGTCCTGATCACGATCTTCCAGCGCGGAGCGGTCGACGGCCTGAACATGGTCGTGCCGTTCGGCGAGAAGGACTACTACGGATCTCGCCCGAGCATCGCGGTGGCGCGGCCCAACGTCGCCGACGGGGCCGTCGATCTCGACGGCTTCTTCGGTCTGCACCCACGCCTCGCGCCGCTCAAGCCGTTGTGGGATTCGCGGCAGCTCGCGATCGTCCACGCCGCCGGCTCGCCCGACGGCACGCGGTCGCATTTCGACGCGCAGGACTACATGGAGAGCGGCACACCCGGCGTGAAGAGCACGCAGGACGGATGGCTCAACCGCATCCTGCACGCGCGCGAGCACGAGGCTGCCACGCCGTTTCGCGCGGTCGCGCTGGCGGCGCAGCTGCCGCGTTCGCTGCAGGGTACCGAGCCCGCGCTGGCCCTGAATCAGATCGGGCAGTTCGGCATCCGCGCCGGCCAGGCGACCGACATGGTGCAGGCGTCGTTCGAGTCGGAGTACGCGGCCGCCGCTGACGGCGTGCTGAATCGCACCGGCGGACAGGCCTTCGACGCCGTCCGCATGCTCAAGTCGGCCGACCCGTCGAAGTACGAGCCGGAGCACGGCGCCGAGTATCCGCGCGGCGCCTTCGGCGAGGCGCTCCGCCAGATCGCGCAGCTCGTCAAGGCGGATGTCGGTCTCGAGATCGCCTTCGCCGAAGTCGGCGGTTGGGACACCCACGTGAACCAGGGCGCGTCGGTCGGCCAGCTGGCGCAGCGGCTCAACGACTTCAGCCAGGGCCTGGCCGCCCTGGCCCGCGATCTCGGCGACCGCATGGACGACGTGGTCATTCTGACAATGAGCGAATTCGGCCGCGCCGTCGCCGAGAACGGCAACCGCGGCACCGACCACGGCCACGGCAACGCCATGTTCATCATCGGCGGCCACAACGTGCGCGGCGGCCAGGTCTACGGCCGCTGGCCCGGGCTGGCGCGCGAGCAGCGGTACGAGGGGCGCGACCTGGCGGTCACGACCGACTTCCGCAGCGTATTCAGCGAGGTCGTGCGCGGACACCTCGGCGTCACCGATACGACGACGATCTTCCCGGGCTTCACCGGCACACAGTCGCTGGGCTTTGTGGCGTGA
- a CDS encoding NAD(P)/FAD-dependent oxidoreductase: MRDTVIIGGGHNALVTAFYLAKAGRAPLVLERRATVGGCATTEEFAPGYRATTLAHTLGPIRPAIVRDMHLERRGVQFVHPDPRLVALGGDGRALVFSSDPARTADAIRPFSASDATRYPEFCATLTRLAGFLGGLLEMTPPSLDAPEMADLFELLRTGRRFRTLAKRDAFALLRWGPMAAADLVAEWFETDLLRAAIASRGIHGTAMGPWSAGSGAVLLLAAATDPLPGGSSITAVGGPGAVTRAMADAARDAGAEIRTGAAVERILIHDGAVTGVALADGTEIAATTVVSGVDPRQTFLGLVDPIELEPGFLTRIRNYRSTGTVAKVNLALRQLPRFRGVSGDPVAALGGRVVVAPDIDYLERAFDASKYGEVSAAPYLDITFPSVVDPSLAPEGRHVMSVHLQYAPYALKVGWAGHAQTLGDLVLATLEPHAPGISGLTEHRQVITPLELEQTFGLTGGHIYHGELALDQLFTMRPTLGWADYSAPISGLFLCGSGTHPGNGLTGASGANAARRILKA; encoded by the coding sequence ATGCGCGACACAGTCATCATCGGCGGCGGGCACAACGCCCTCGTCACGGCCTTCTACCTGGCGAAGGCGGGCAGGGCGCCGCTGGTCCTCGAACGCCGCGCCACCGTCGGCGGGTGCGCCACCACCGAGGAATTCGCGCCAGGGTATCGCGCCACGACGCTCGCGCACACGCTCGGCCCCATCCGGCCAGCCATCGTCCGCGACATGCACCTCGAGAGGCGGGGTGTCCAGTTCGTCCATCCCGATCCGCGGCTGGTCGCGCTTGGCGGGGACGGACGGGCTCTCGTCTTTTCCAGCGATCCGGCGCGCACCGCCGACGCGATCCGACCGTTCTCCGCGAGCGACGCGACCAGATACCCGGAGTTCTGCGCGACGCTGACACGTCTCGCCGGATTCCTCGGTGGCCTCCTGGAGATGACGCCGCCGTCGCTCGACGCGCCGGAGATGGCAGACCTCTTCGAACTGCTCCGAACCGGGCGGCGCTTCCGCACGCTCGCGAAGCGGGATGCGTTCGCGCTGCTGCGATGGGGACCGATGGCGGCCGCGGACCTCGTCGCCGAATGGTTCGAAACCGACCTGCTGCGGGCGGCGATCGCCTCGCGCGGCATTCACGGAACCGCCATGGGTCCCTGGTCGGCGGGGAGCGGCGCCGTCCTGCTGCTCGCCGCCGCCACTGATCCGTTGCCCGGCGGCAGCAGCATCACGGCGGTCGGCGGACCAGGGGCGGTCACCCGCGCCATGGCCGACGCGGCGCGTGACGCGGGCGCCGAGATCCGCACGGGCGCAGCGGTCGAGCGGATCCTGATCCACGACGGCGCGGTCACCGGCGTCGCGCTGGCCGATGGGACCGAAATCGCCGCGACTACGGTCGTCTCGGGCGTCGATCCCCGGCAGACCTTCCTGGGGCTCGTCGATCCGATTGAGCTGGAGCCCGGCTTCCTGACACGGATCCGCAACTACCGCTCGACCGGCACGGTCGCGAAGGTCAACCTGGCGCTACGCCAGCTCCCCCGCTTCCGCGGCGTGAGCGGCGACCCGGTCGCGGCGCTCGGCGGGCGGGTCGTTGTCGCGCCCGACATCGATTATCTGGAGCGTGCGTTCGACGCATCGAAATACGGCGAGGTCTCCGCGGCTCCCTATCTGGACATCACGTTTCCCTCGGTTGTCGATCCCTCGCTGGCGCCCGAGGGACGGCACGTGATGTCGGTGCACTTGCAGTACGCGCCCTACGCGCTGAAGGTGGGATGGGCGGGGCATGCCCAGACGCTGGGCGACCTGGTGCTGGCCACGCTCGAACCTCATGCACCCGGCATTTCGGGCCTGACCGAGCATCGCCAGGTCATCACACCGCTGGAGCTCGAGCAGACCTTCGGGCTGACCGGCGGACACATCTACCATGGCGAACTCGCGCTCGACCAGCTCTTCACCATGCGTCCCACGCTGGGCTGGGCGGACTATTCCGCCCCGATTTCCGGCCTGTTTTTGTGCGGATCGGGCACGCATCCGGGCAACGGCCTGACCGGTGCCAGCGGCGCCAATGCCGCCCGGCGGATCCTGAAAGCGTAA
- a CDS encoding NAD(P)/FAD-dependent oxidoreductase: protein MHYDVIIIGGGHNGLVSAAYLARAGRKVLVLERRHVLGGAAVTEEVFPGFKYSVCSYVVSLLRPEIIRDLDLPRHGLEILPLDGTFTPMPNGDYLWRVNDHARTRREIARHSRLDAEAYDDYGKAMIEMGRFVKPILNMTPPDPTSLDPKGLMNLLFLGRRFRSLSTEDKYNQIQLMTMSAVDFLDQWFETDVLKATMSASGIIGTFLGVRSPGTAYVLLHHYMGEIDGAFRSWGLSRGGTGAISDAIADAAREAGAEIRTETPVARIIIKNGVANGVALANGDYFTAGVIASSLDPRQTFSRLVGEEHLPSDFVEDVRRYKFRGSSGKLNLALDGLPDFTSLPGAGPHLRGAISISPSVDYMERAYDEAKYGRFSRRPYIDMVIPSLTDPSVAPPGRHVMSCFVQYAPYHLKEEGGWDAHKEAFADTVIDTIAQYAPNIRNLILHRQVVTPLDLEREWGLSEGNIFQGELTLEQLFFLRPAPGWAQYKTPIRNLYMCGSATHPGGGIMGAPGRNAALRILKETTGRRQKV from the coding sequence ATGCACTACGACGTCATCATCATTGGCGGCGGACACAACGGACTGGTCAGCGCCGCGTATCTGGCGCGGGCGGGACGCAAGGTGCTCGTGCTCGAGCGACGCCACGTGCTGGGAGGCGCCGCCGTTACCGAGGAAGTGTTTCCCGGCTTCAAGTACTCGGTCTGCTCCTACGTCGTCTCGCTGCTGCGCCCCGAGATCATTCGCGACCTCGACCTGCCGCGGCACGGCCTCGAAATCCTGCCGCTCGACGGCACGTTCACGCCGATGCCGAACGGCGACTATCTCTGGCGGGTCAACGACCACGCCCGGACCCGTCGGGAGATCGCGCGCCACTCACGGCTCGACGCCGAGGCCTACGACGACTACGGCAAGGCCATGATCGAGATGGGGCGGTTCGTGAAGCCCATCCTGAACATGACGCCGCCCGATCCGACGTCGCTCGATCCCAAGGGGCTGATGAACCTGCTGTTCCTCGGCCGGCGCTTCCGCTCGCTGTCCACCGAGGACAAGTACAACCAGATCCAGTTGATGACGATGAGCGCCGTCGATTTCCTCGACCAGTGGTTCGAGACCGACGTGCTCAAGGCGACCATGTCGGCGTCGGGGATCATCGGCACCTTTCTCGGAGTGCGCTCGCCGGGCACCGCTTACGTCCTGCTGCATCACTACATGGGGGAGATCGACGGCGCCTTCCGTTCCTGGGGGCTGTCGCGGGGCGGCACCGGCGCGATCTCGGACGCGATCGCGGACGCGGCGCGGGAGGCGGGAGCCGAGATCCGGACCGAGACGCCGGTCGCCCGGATCATCATCAAGAACGGCGTGGCGAACGGCGTGGCGCTCGCCAACGGCGACTACTTCACGGCGGGCGTCATCGCCTCGAGCCTCGATCCGCGGCAGACGTTCTCGCGGCTGGTCGGCGAGGAGCACCTGCCGTCCGACTTCGTCGAGGACGTGCGGCGCTACAAGTTCCGGGGCTCGTCCGGCAAACTGAATCTCGCGCTCGATGGACTGCCCGATTTCACGTCCCTGCCGGGCGCCGGCCCGCATCTGCGCGGCGCGATCTCGATTTCGCCCAGCGTCGACTACATGGAGCGCGCCTACGACGAGGCGAAATACGGCCGGTTCTCGCGCCGCCCGTACATCGACATGGTGATCCCGAGCCTCACCGACCCGTCGGTGGCGCCGCCGGGCAGGCACGTGATGTCGTGCTTCGTGCAGTACGCGCCCTACCACCTGAAGGAAGAGGGCGGCTGGGACGCCCACAAGGAAGCATTCGCCGACACCGTCATCGACACCATCGCGCAGTACGCACCAAATATCCGGAACCTGATCCTGCACCGCCAGGTCGTGACGCCGCTCGACCTCGAGCGCGAGTGGGGACTCTCGGAAGGCAACATCTTCCAGGGAGAACTGACGCTCGAGCAGCTGTTTTTTCTTCGCCCCGCGCCGGGATGGGCGCAGTACAAGACACCGATCCGCAACCTCTACATGTGCGGGTCGGCAACCCACCCCGGCGGCGGAATCATGGGGGCACCCGGTCGAAATGCCGCGCTGCGGATTCTAAAGGAGACGACGGGTAGAAGGCAGAAGGTGTGA